The Commensalibacter nepenthis genome has a window encoding:
- a CDS encoding site-specific DNA-methyltransferase — translation MSGAVMLNLPLDQVIKGECIQVMKNLPSASIDCVFADPPYNLQLQGELRRPDDTLVDGVTEEWDKFQSFAVYDQFCRDWLKECHRILRKDGTIWVIGSYHNIFRIGTILQDLGFWILNDIIWRKSNPMPNFKGRRFTNAHETLIWAAKGADSKYRFNYQAMKTLNDDIQMRSDWFLPLCTGNERLRNEHGLKLHPTQKPESLLYRVLLSSTNIDDVVLDPFAGTGTTLAVAKRLQRRFIGIERHPDYLKAATARVETETPLPVKDIKISPSKREIPRVPFGNLIEQGFIQPGTVLMDRQRRVFATVTSDSTIVSGNQRGSIHKIGAVVTNAPSCNGWTFWHFEKDGALHALDVLRTEYNQTMEKK, via the coding sequence ATGAGCGGTGCGGTCATGTTGAATCTTCCTTTGGATCAGGTGATAAAGGGAGAATGTATTCAAGTTATGAAGAATTTACCATCAGCATCGATTGATTGTGTGTTTGCGGATCCTCCTTATAATTTGCAATTACAGGGCGAGTTGCGTAGACCCGATGATACGCTGGTTGATGGGGTTACTGAGGAATGGGATAAATTCCAGAGTTTCGCTGTTTACGATCAATTTTGTCGGGATTGGTTAAAAGAGTGCCATCGGATACTGCGTAAGGATGGAACAATTTGGGTAATTGGTTCTTATCATAATATTTTCCGTATTGGCACGATTTTACAAGATCTTGGTTTTTGGATATTGAACGATATTATTTGGCGCAAATCTAATCCTATGCCAAATTTTAAAGGACGTCGTTTTACAAACGCTCATGAAACCTTGATTTGGGCTGCCAAAGGGGCTGATAGCAAATATCGATTTAATTATCAGGCCATGAAAACATTAAATGACGATATTCAAATGCGTTCTGATTGGTTTTTGCCGTTATGTACAGGCAATGAGCGCTTGCGTAATGAGCATGGGTTAAAGTTACACCCGACTCAAAAGCCAGAGAGTTTGTTATATCGAGTACTGTTATCTTCTACTAATATAGATGATGTTGTGTTGGATCCTTTTGCAGGTACGGGAACTACGTTGGCAGTTGCAAAACGTTTACAACGTCGTTTTATAGGGATAGAGCGGCATCCAGATTATTTAAAAGCAGCCACTGCACGTGTTGAAACGGAAACGCCATTACCTGTTAAAGATATCAAGATTTCACCATCGAAACGTGAAATTCCTAGGGTTCCTTTTGGAAATTTGATTGAACAAGGGTTTATTCAACCTGGCACGGTCTTAATGGATCGTCAACGTCGTGTGTTTGCAACGGTAACTTCGGATAGTACGATTGTCAGTGGTAATCAAAGGGGATCTATTCATAAAATAGGTGCTGTTGTTACCAACGCGCCCTCTTGTAATGGTTGGACATTTTGGCATTTTGAAAAAGACGGTGCGTTACATGCTTTGGACGTATTACGCACCGAGTATAATCAAACGATGGAAAAGAAATAA
- a CDS encoding ribonuclease HII: MQYAIEIAGVDEVGVGCIAGPVVAAAVMFQGFLPQDLRHNLDDSKRVKPVLREQIFTRLMNLPQTYIGIAAASVTEILVLNIKKAAALAMKRAVYKLHVSPKLVLVDGNFAPNFGCMTQPIIKGDGLSFSIAAASIVAKVIRDRLMARLAKKWPAYGWDKNVGYPTVFHRQALNENGCSPHHRQGFVTVKQLSFKMNLQNNEAAFVSEKL, from the coding sequence ATGCAATATGCCATAGAAATAGCAGGGGTTGATGAAGTGGGAGTGGGATGTATTGCGGGGCCAGTTGTGGCCGCAGCAGTCATGTTCCAAGGGTTTTTACCACAGGACTTGCGACATAATTTAGATGATTCTAAAAGAGTAAAACCTGTTTTAAGAGAGCAAATCTTTACACGTCTTATGAATCTGCCTCAGACTTATATCGGTATTGCTGCGGCATCGGTTACTGAAATTTTGGTATTAAATATAAAAAAAGCAGCCGCTTTGGCGATGAAGAGGGCTGTGTATAAGTTGCATGTTTCACCCAAACTTGTATTGGTTGATGGGAATTTTGCGCCCAACTTTGGATGTATGACACAGCCAATTATCAAAGGGGATGGACTGTCTTTTTCAATTGCTGCGGCATCTATTGTTGCAAAAGTTATCCGAGATCGCCTGATGGCGCGTTTAGCCAAAAAATGGCCTGCCTATGGATGGGATAAAAACGTCGGTTATCCAACAGTTTTCCATCGTCAAGCGTTGAATGAGAATGGTTGTTCCCCACATCATCGTCAAGGATTTGTCACGGTCAAACAACTTTCTTTTAAAATGAATTTGCAAAATAATGAGGCGGCATTCGTGTCGGAAAAACTATGA
- a CDS encoding DUF883 family protein has protein sequence MSKDLKDSVKDVSDKVENAVDQGKEKLKDTANKAKDNLHDLKNDAKDKYHDAKNTVKDGFHDLKNKADDHFSGFQGKAEDFAASAEDEFNRLYGDEGKLESLVNFVRDRPILSLGVAGVVGIIVTKLLKCCCRKKN, from the coding sequence ATGAGTAAAGATCTAAAAGATTCCGTCAAAGATGTAAGTGATAAAGTTGAAAATGCTGTAGATCAAGGTAAAGAAAAACTAAAAGACACAGCAAACAAAGCAAAAGACAATTTGCATGACCTTAAAAATGATGCAAAAGATAAATATCATGATGCTAAAAATACCGTTAAAGATGGTTTTCATGATTTAAAAAACAAAGCTGATGATCATTTTTCTGGTTTCCAAGGCAAAGCTGAAGATTTCGCTGCAAGTGCTGAAGATGAATTTAATCGCTTATATGGTGATGAAGGAAAATTAGAATCTTTGGTCAATTTTGTTCGTGATCGGCCTATTCTTTCATTAGGTGTTGCTGGCGTTGTAGGAATTATTGTAACAAAATTATTAAAATGTTGTTGCCGTAAAAAAAATTAA
- a CDS encoding efflux RND transporter periplasmic adaptor subunit has translation MSSPTAPQNNQQPENSSSSTPHHYKWIKRFFLLFILLIILVIGYRFAHSFFPSSEKKVATLPQPVAVAIAKHQNVPIIFTELGTVIPIANITVPARTSGYLQQVYFTEGQMVKKGDLLALIDPRPYEALKAQYEGTLKADEASLKQAKLDNARYQQLLKQNSIAPMTAQDQQYKVAQLEGQIKADQALIKQQELNIMYSHIRASVDGRIGIRQVDAGNYVTEGQSNGIAILTQMTPISVILTVPENKLGMVLDALKQQPELSVEAWNNDNTTKLADGKASVVDSQIDTSTGTVRMRAIFQNANWELFPNQFVNAHILVKTLHDVLTVPNNAIQTGPDGAFVYIVQDNSSVKLQNIKTGYNDGEYTVIESGLNLNDKVVTDGIDQLRDGAKVTIPNNPQ, from the coding sequence ATGTCGTCGCCCACTGCACCTCAAAACAATCAACAGCCTGAAAATTCTTCTTCCTCTACCCCACATCATTATAAATGGATAAAAAGATTTTTTCTTCTTTTTATTCTGTTGATTATTTTAGTGATAGGGTATCGTTTTGCACATTCTTTTTTCCCCTCTTCAGAAAAAAAAGTAGCAACATTACCCCAACCTGTTGCAGTTGCCATTGCAAAACATCAAAATGTCCCCATTATATTTACAGAACTTGGCACCGTCATTCCAATTGCGAATATTACTGTTCCAGCCAGAACCTCGGGTTACCTACAGCAAGTTTATTTTACCGAAGGACAAATGGTAAAAAAGGGCGATTTATTGGCATTGATTGATCCACGCCCTTATGAAGCTCTTAAAGCACAATATGAAGGCACATTAAAAGCTGATGAAGCCTCATTAAAACAGGCAAAATTAGATAATGCTCGTTATCAACAACTTTTAAAACAAAATAGTATTGCGCCTATGACAGCGCAAGATCAACAATACAAAGTGGCTCAGCTCGAAGGGCAAATTAAAGCAGATCAGGCTTTAATCAAACAACAAGAATTGAATATTATGTATTCCCATATTCGTGCATCAGTGGATGGGAGGATTGGGATCAGACAAGTTGATGCTGGAAACTATGTCACCGAGGGACAAAGTAACGGGATTGCTATTTTAACACAAATGACCCCAATTTCTGTGATTTTAACCGTTCCTGAAAATAAACTTGGCATGGTTTTGGATGCATTAAAACAACAACCTGAACTTTCTGTCGAAGCATGGAACAACGATAACACCACAAAATTAGCCGATGGAAAAGCCAGTGTCGTTGATAGTCAAATTGATACCTCAACAGGAACCGTAAGAATGCGTGCCATTTTCCAAAATGCCAATTGGGAACTGTTTCCAAATCAATTTGTAAACGCACATATCCTAGTCAAAACCTTACATGATGTTTTAACAGTACCGAACAATGCCATTCAAACAGGTCCTGATGGTGCATTTGTCTATATAGTGCAAGACAACTCCAGCGTTAAACTCCAAAATATTAAAACAGGCTATAATGATGGGGAATATACGGTGATTGAATCCGGATTAAATCTTAATGACAAAGTGGTAACCGATGGTATCGATCAACTGCGTGACGGTGCCAAAGTGACTATTCCTAATAATCCACAATAA
- a CDS encoding efflux RND transporter permease subunit — protein MNPSRLFILRPVATTLLMLAILICGILGYRFLPLSALPQVDYPTITVSTFYPGASSEVMMTSVTAPLETQLGKIPGLDEMTSQSSGGASVITLRFSLSMSMDVAAQEVQEGINQANSLLPSDLPTPPIYAKVNPADTPIFTLGITSSTLPLTEVEDYVNTRLAAKISQIAGVGLVTLSGGQRKAIRVQMNIPKLTSYGIDLDNVRTTIGNVNVNSPTGNFDGSQRSITLQVNGQIQSPGQLLNQIIAYNNGGPVRLRDVATVVQGPENTQLQAWANKTPALILNVQRQPSANIIDVVDNIKRILPQIENSLPSGIALTPLTDRTITIRASVHDVKLELLLAIFLVIGVIFVFLKNISATIIPSLSVPLSIVGSAAIMYLLGFSLDNLSLMALTIATGFVVDDAIVMIENISRYIEMGEDRMTAALKGSAEIGFTIISLTISLIAVLIPLLFMGDVIGRLFYEFAVTLSVTIIISAIVSLTLVPMLCARMLKEQKEAPKEHFFDRIIHGIIRFYDTGLQFVFRHQPATFFMTIFTLILTIMLAYYIPKGFFPTQDNGILQGMSVMSQTSSLQVVSKKQQELADVILKDPDVVSLSSFIGIDGQNMTINQGRFLVNLKERSKRSATAQEIAKRISIAAHHVIGTQLYLQPVQDLSLETSFSATQYQFLLENPDYDQFQIWVPRLIEQLKQNPILTDVTSDLQAEGPVANIILDRTTGARYSITPQTIDNVLYDSFGQRQVSTIYTQSNQYRIILESEPKFQKQIQSLSQLYLPGINGSSSSTSGSTRNPTSGLVPLLGVTSVKYSTAPLLITHCKQFPATTISFNVAKNASLGDATQAIVQAEKELNLPKSFVINFQGVASAFEKSLSNELFLIIAAVVAVYIVLGILYESFIHPITILSTLPSAAIGALFALWIDGSNLDIMGIIGIVLLIGIVKKNAIMMIDFALEAERVENKSPLEAIHQAALLRFRPILMTTLAAMFAAIPMMLGTGTGSELRHPLGICIFWGLVASQLLTLFTIPVVYLYMARFNTWLRNLTMAKKAG, from the coding sequence ATGAATCCTTCGCGTCTATTTATTCTGCGCCCCGTGGCAACGACTTTGCTCATGCTTGCTATTCTAATTTGCGGGATATTAGGCTATCGCTTTTTACCACTCTCTGCTTTGCCTCAAGTTGATTATCCTACCATTACTGTCAGCACTTTTTATCCTGGTGCCAGTTCAGAAGTCATGATGACTTCTGTCACTGCCCCTTTGGAAACACAATTGGGTAAAATTCCAGGGCTGGATGAAATGACATCCCAATCCTCTGGCGGGGCTTCGGTGATTACGTTACGATTCAGCCTCAGCATGTCTATGGATGTGGCTGCTCAAGAAGTGCAAGAAGGAATTAACCAAGCAAACTCCCTGTTACCAAGTGATCTACCAACCCCACCTATTTATGCCAAAGTAAACCCTGCCGACACACCGATTTTCACCTTGGGCATTACTTCTTCCACACTTCCTCTGACAGAAGTAGAAGATTATGTAAATACAAGATTGGCAGCCAAAATCAGTCAAATTGCTGGTGTAGGGTTAGTCACCTTATCAGGGGGACAACGCAAAGCCATTCGTGTCCAAATGAATATACCTAAATTAACTTCTTATGGAATTGATTTGGATAATGTTCGGACAACTATTGGCAATGTCAATGTTAACTCCCCAACAGGGAATTTCGATGGATCACAACGCTCTATTACACTACAAGTCAATGGACAGATTCAAAGCCCTGGGCAACTTTTAAACCAAATTATCGCCTATAATAATGGCGGTCCTGTTCGATTACGTGATGTTGCCACCGTTGTACAAGGTCCTGAAAACACACAATTACAAGCTTGGGCAAATAAAACACCTGCTCTTATTTTAAACGTACAACGCCAACCCAGTGCCAATATTATTGATGTTGTCGATAATATCAAAAGAATTCTTCCTCAAATAGAAAACTCTCTACCCTCTGGGATTGCTCTAACGCCTCTAACAGACCGCACTATTACCATTCGCGCATCTGTCCATGATGTTAAATTAGAGTTATTACTCGCGATCTTCTTAGTTATCGGTGTTATCTTTGTTTTCTTAAAAAATATTTCCGCCACAATTATTCCCAGCCTATCCGTCCCTTTATCTATTGTTGGCTCTGCAGCCATCATGTATTTGCTGGGCTTTTCTTTGGATAATTTATCCTTGATGGCATTAACCATTGCAACAGGCTTCGTCGTTGATGATGCCATCGTGATGATTGAAAATATCAGCCGTTATATTGAAATGGGTGAAGATCGTATGACCGCAGCCCTCAAAGGGTCGGCTGAAATTGGTTTTACCATTATCTCACTCACCATTTCATTAATTGCTGTCTTGATCCCATTGCTGTTTATGGGCGATGTGATTGGACGGTTATTCTATGAATTTGCTGTTACTTTATCCGTTACCATTATTATTTCAGCCATTGTTTCGTTGACACTGGTTCCGATGCTTTGTGCGCGTATGTTAAAAGAGCAAAAAGAAGCACCCAAAGAACATTTCTTTGATCGGATTATTCATGGAATTATCAGATTCTATGACACAGGACTGCAATTTGTTTTCCGACATCAACCTGCCACATTTTTTATGACGATTTTTACCTTAATCCTCACGATTATGCTTGCCTATTATATTCCAAAAGGATTTTTCCCAACACAAGATAATGGTATCCTACAAGGCATGTCTGTGATGTCTCAGACTTCTTCTTTACAAGTTGTTTCAAAAAAACAACAAGAATTGGCTGATGTGATTTTAAAAGACCCCGATGTTGTTAGCCTGTCTTCTTTCATCGGTATTGATGGTCAAAATATGACTATTAACCAAGGGCGGTTTTTGGTAAATTTAAAAGAACGCAGCAAACGGTCTGCCACTGCACAAGAAATCGCAAAAAGAATTAGTATCGCCGCCCATCACGTGATTGGCACTCAACTCTATTTACAGCCTGTTCAAGATCTTTCTTTAGAAACCTCATTTAGTGCAACACAATATCAATTCTTGTTAGAAAATCCAGATTATGACCAATTCCAAATTTGGGTGCCTCGACTGATTGAACAATTAAAACAAAATCCAATCCTAACGGATGTGACCTCTGACCTCCAAGCCGAAGGACCCGTGGCGAATATTATCTTGGATCGTACGACAGGCGCCAGATATTCCATTACTCCACAAACCATTGATAATGTTTTATATGATTCCTTTGGACAGCGTCAGGTTTCTACAATCTATACACAATCTAATCAATATAGAATTATCCTTGAATCTGAACCTAAATTCCAAAAACAAATCCAATCATTAAGCCAACTTTATCTTCCTGGGATCAATGGCAGCTCGTCCTCTACCAGTGGTTCGACACGTAACCCAACCTCTGGTTTAGTACCCTTACTTGGGGTAACATCTGTTAAATACTCAACAGCACCCTTGTTAATTACCCATTGTAAACAATTTCCTGCGACAACGATCTCCTTCAATGTTGCTAAAAATGCTTCTTTGGGCGATGCTACCCAAGCCATTGTGCAAGCTGAAAAAGAATTAAACCTGCCTAAAAGTTTCGTTATTAATTTTCAAGGGGTCGCATCCGCTTTTGAAAAAAGCCTAAGTAACGAACTCTTTTTAATTATTGCTGCCGTTGTTGCTGTCTATATTGTATTAGGGATTTTATATGAAAGCTTTATTCACCCTATAACAATTTTATCCACGCTCCCCTCTGCTGCGATTGGGGCATTATTCGCATTGTGGATCGACGGCAGTAATCTGGACATTATGGGCATTATTGGTATCGTTCTCTTGATTGGTATTGTTAAAAAGAACGCCATTATGATGATTGATTTTGCCCTTGAGGCAGAAAGAGTCGAGAATAAATCACCTTTGGAAGCTATTCATCAAGCAGCACTCCTTCGTTTTCGCCCAATTCTGATGACCACATTAGCCGCCATGTTTGCAGCTATTCCTATGATGTTAGGAACAGGAACAGGATCTGAATTGCGTCATCCACTAGGGATCTGTATCTTTTGGGGGTTAGTCGCCAGCCAATTATTAACCTTGTTTACCATCCCTGTTGTGTATTTATATATGGCAAGGTTCAACACATGGTTGCGTAACCTCACAATGGCAAAGAAAGCTGGGTAA
- a CDS encoding efflux RND transporter permease subunit, translating into MNISKLFIKRPIGTILLTIALVLSGILGYRLLPIADLPNVDMPVIMIRAQQAGGTPEEIASSIAAPLEKRLGQIPGTNEMTSQSTQGQVRIIMQFDLSRDVNSAARDVQAALQAARADLPTSIRSNPSYFKMNPAASPIMIIAITSKTKTLAQLYDYTTNVLQQQISAIKGVGQVEIGGSSLPAVRIDLNPFPLFKYGIGFEDIRAALASTNAHTPKGFIDEGDKRYQIATNDQAPKAEDYKSIVIAYRNNAPVMLKNVAEIKDSVEDIHNAGFYNNDPSIIAVVFPQAGANIIETTDAINATLPQLRAALPADTRIEVAIDRSVTIRASLADTQMTLVLSVILVVVVVLFFLQDLRSLLIPAIVVPTSIIATFGMMKLLGYSLNNFSLMALTISTGFVVDDAIVVLENINRHIERGLSPIRAALYGAKEVSFTIISITISLIAVFVPILFMGGIVGKLFHEFAMTLAIALLASMFLSLTLTPMMCAYMLTRPTAKDPTRTLTFKEKLCQSCERFINALGDFYQDTLKVALRHPILVVLSIPATIILMMFLFITMPKGFFPKQDTGILICHLQGDQSISFQNMRKKIIEVQKIIVQDKDVQSISAFTGGRAVNQGSVFIQLTDKDKRTGTVQETVARLSKKLNNLVGAKFYITIPGLIHAGGRSSNAEYQYTLQSDSSKDLYDWMPKLVNTLQKHSDIVKDVSSDIQQGGEAIDVDILRDTAPRVQITPQLISNTLYDAFGQRAASVIYNPLNQYRVIMEVNPKFAQNANILAQTWVSVSGGTAGGGATSNTIRVSTNSNMSEEAKINEKNFKNQVANQLAGGNGASNGSAVSTSSQTMVPLSIVSHKKPALTSLSVNHEGLFVSATLSFNLAKGKSLSDAVQLIKSETVNIHLPKNISGSFSGNAAQYQQNSGSGLVLIFAAILAVYVTLGILYESYIHPITILSTLPSAGVGALLALDLFGQEFTIIALIGIILLIGIVKKNAILLVDFAISAEKMDNMVAKDAIVLACQLRFRPIMMTTIAAAFGSIPLIIASGYANELRRPLGIAIVGGLIMSQALTLYTTPVIYLYMDKLRHWRPFKRFFSKNKGQQRA; encoded by the coding sequence ATGAATATCTCCAAGCTTTTTATTAAACGCCCCATTGGCACTATTCTTTTAACAATCGCTTTGGTTCTTAGTGGTATTTTAGGATATCGTCTGTTACCCATTGCAGATTTGCCCAATGTTGATATGCCCGTGATTATGATAAGGGCGCAGCAAGCTGGGGGAACACCAGAAGAGATCGCTTCCTCTATTGCTGCCCCTCTTGAGAAACGATTAGGACAAATCCCTGGCACGAATGAAATGACATCTCAGTCCACTCAGGGACAGGTCAGAATCATTATGCAGTTTGATTTATCCCGTGATGTGAATAGTGCTGCTCGTGATGTGCAAGCAGCCTTACAAGCTGCACGCGCTGATTTACCAACATCCATACGATCAAACCCATCTTATTTCAAGATGAACCCTGCTGCTTCGCCAATTATGATTATTGCAATCACATCCAAAACCAAAACGTTGGCACAATTATACGACTACACCACAAATGTCTTACAACAACAAATTTCAGCCATTAAAGGCGTTGGACAAGTTGAAATTGGGGGGAGTTCCCTTCCCGCCGTTCGTATTGATTTAAATCCTTTTCCTCTTTTTAAATATGGCATTGGCTTTGAGGATATCAGGGCTGCTCTTGCCTCGACCAACGCCCATACACCCAAAGGATTTATTGATGAGGGTGATAAACGCTATCAAATCGCAACAAACGATCAAGCACCGAAAGCAGAAGATTATAAAAGCATTGTGATTGCTTATCGAAATAATGCACCTGTTATGCTTAAAAATGTCGCAGAGATCAAAGATAGCGTCGAAGATATCCATAATGCAGGATTTTATAATAATGATCCTTCAATTATTGCAGTTGTCTTCCCACAAGCAGGCGCCAATATCATAGAAACAACCGATGCCATTAACGCCACATTACCGCAATTACGAGCCGCATTACCTGCAGATACCCGTATTGAAGTGGCAATTGACCGTTCTGTTACCATTCGTGCATCCCTTGCCGATACGCAAATGACCCTTGTTTTATCGGTTATTTTGGTTGTTGTTGTTGTCTTATTCTTTTTACAAGATTTGCGTTCTTTACTCATTCCAGCAATTGTGGTGCCAACCTCCATTATTGCGACATTCGGAATGATGAAATTACTGGGATATTCGTTGAATAACTTCTCTCTCATGGCGTTAACCATTTCAACTGGATTTGTTGTTGATGATGCGATTGTTGTTCTTGAAAACATTAATCGTCATATCGAAAGAGGTCTCTCGCCAATCAGAGCTGCCTTATATGGTGCCAAAGAAGTCTCTTTTACCATTATTTCAATTACAATTTCATTGATTGCAGTCTTTGTTCCCATTCTTTTTATGGGTGGAATTGTCGGTAAACTATTCCATGAATTCGCAATGACGCTCGCTATTGCGTTACTCGCCTCTATGTTCCTCTCATTGACATTAACGCCAATGATGTGCGCCTATATGCTGACCAGACCTACTGCCAAGGATCCTACAAGGACATTAACATTCAAAGAAAAACTTTGTCAAAGCTGTGAAAGATTTATCAATGCTCTGGGTGATTTTTATCAAGATACATTAAAAGTCGCTTTACGCCACCCGATTTTGGTTGTGCTTTCTATTCCAGCAACCATTATCTTGATGATGTTCCTTTTTATCACCATGCCAAAAGGATTTTTCCCAAAGCAAGATACAGGCATATTAATTTGTCATTTGCAAGGCGATCAATCAATCTCTTTTCAAAATATGAGAAAAAAAATCATTGAGGTTCAAAAAATCATCGTTCAAGACAAAGATGTGCAATCGATCTCTGCTTTTACTGGCGGCAGAGCCGTCAACCAAGGAAGTGTGTTTATCCAACTAACTGATAAAGACAAACGCACTGGCACTGTCCAAGAAACTGTTGCTCGCCTTTCTAAAAAATTAAATAATCTCGTTGGTGCTAAATTTTATATTACTATTCCTGGATTAATTCATGCCGGCGGTCGTTCTAGTAACGCAGAATATCAATATACGCTGCAAAGTGACTCTTCAAAAGATTTATATGATTGGATGCCGAAACTTGTAAATACCTTACAAAAACATTCTGATATTGTCAAAGATGTATCTTCGGACATACAACAAGGTGGCGAAGCCATTGATGTTGATATTTTAAGAGATACCGCCCCACGCGTTCAGATCACGCCACAATTAATATCCAACACATTGTATGATGCTTTTGGTCAAAGGGCTGCATCAGTCATTTATAATCCGTTAAATCAATATCGCGTTATCATGGAAGTTAATCCCAAATTTGCTCAAAACGCTAATATTTTAGCGCAAACATGGGTAAGCGTTTCTGGCGGTACTGCCGGGGGTGGGGCAACGTCAAATACGATACGTGTGTCAACCAACAGTAATATGAGCGAAGAAGCCAAAATCAACGAAAAAAATTTCAAAAACCAAGTCGCCAATCAGCTAGCAGGTGGGAATGGTGCATCTAATGGTTCTGCCGTTTCCACATCTAGTCAAACAATGGTTCCTTTATCTATCGTAAGCCATAAAAAGCCCGCTTTAACATCGCTGAGTGTCAACCATGAAGGCTTATTTGTATCTGCAACGCTGTCTTTCAATCTGGCCAAAGGAAAGTCACTGAGCGATGCCGTTCAATTAATTAAATCTGAAACGGTCAACATCCACCTTCCCAAAAATATTTCAGGAAGTTTTTCTGGTAATGCAGCGCAATATCAACAAAATAGTGGCAGTGGTCTTGTTCTTATCTTTGCTGCTATTCTTGCTGTTTATGTGACCCTCGGGATTTTATATGAAAGCTATATCCACCCAATTACTATTCTTTCAACACTTCCCTCTGCTGGGGTTGGGGCATTGTTAGCATTGGATTTATTTGGACAAGAATTCACAATTATTGCCTTAATCGGCATTATCCTTTTAATTGGTATTGTCAAAAAGAATGCTATCTTGTTGGTCGATTTCGCAATCAGTGCCGAAAAAATGGATAATATGGTGGCAAAAGATGCTATTGTACTGGCTTGTCAATTGCGTTTTCGACCAATTATGATGACGACCATTGCCGCTGCATTTGGAAGTATTCCGCTAATTATCGCCAGCGGATATGCCAACGAACTGCGCCGTCCTCTTGGGATTGCGATTGTCGGGGGATTAATCATGAGCCAAGCACTGACTTTATATACAACGCCCGTTATTTATCTTTATATGGATAAATTACGTCATTGGCGACCTTTCAAACGTTTCTTCTCCAAAAACAAAGGGCAACAACGTGCATAA